Proteins found in one Chloroflexota bacterium genomic segment:
- a CDS encoding acetyl-CoA C-acetyltransferase: MRETVIVSAVRTAMDDFGGALRDTSALELGRVVIEEAIRRAGIEKGQVDEVILGNVLPAGLGQSPARQAMLRAGLPHTTTALTVNKVCGSGLKAVMLAEYAIKAGDADIIVAGGMENMSLAPYYLLQARSGYRLGDGKVVDGMVHDGLWDLTHGAHMGRLTENVAEKWSVSRQDQDRFSLQSYQRAQQATREGRFREQIVPVPIPQRKGPPQLFDKDEVAQREASLEALAKLSPAFKEGGTITAGNASKISSGAAALVLMAAEKAREKGIRPMARVIAHGSAGIEASIFSAGPMNSIPMVLKKARLREEDIDLHEINEAFAAGALAVIKELRLDEGKVNVNGGAIALGHPIGCSGARLLVTLLYALRDRGGKRGMASLCVGGGEGVSMIVEMA; this comes from the coding sequence ATGAGGGAGACAGTCATTGTCAGCGCGGTGAGGACCGCCATGGATGACTTTGGAGGGGCCCTGAGAGATACCTCAGCCCTGGAGCTGGGCCGCGTTGTTATTGAGGAGGCCATAAGGCGGGCAGGTATAGAAAAGGGGCAGGTGGACGAGGTGATTCTGGGGAATGTGCTGCCTGCGGGCCTGGGGCAGAGCCCCGCCCGCCAGGCCATGCTCCGTGCGGGACTCCCCCACACCACTACTGCCCTCACCGTCAACAAGGTCTGCGGCTCGGGGCTGAAGGCTGTCATGCTGGCCGAATATGCCATAAAAGCGGGCGATGCCGACATCATTGTGGCCGGGGGGATGGAGAACATGTCCCTGGCCCCCTACTACTTACTCCAGGCTCGCTCCGGCTATCGCCTCGGCGATGGGAAGGTGGTGGACGGGATGGTCCATGACGGCCTGTGGGATCTGACCCACGGTGCCCACATGGGCCGGCTCACCGAGAATGTAGCCGAGAAGTGGTCCGTCTCCCGCCAGGACCAGGACCGCTTCTCCCTCCAGTCCTATCAACGGGCCCAGCAGGCCACCAGGGAGGGCCGGTTCCGGGAACAGATAGTCCCTGTCCCCATCCCCCAGCGGAAAGGGCCCCCACAGCTTTTTGACAAGGATGAAGTAGCCCAGCGGGAGGCCAGCCTTGAGGCCCTGGCAAAGCTATCCCCCGCCTTCAAGGAGGGGGGAACCATCACCGCCGGAAATGCCTCGAAGATCTCCAGCGGTGCCGCCGCTCTGGTCCTAATGGCGGCGGAGAAGGCGAGAGAGAAGGGGATTAGGCCTATGGCCCGGGTCATCGCCCACGGCTCTGCTGGCATTGAAGCAAGTATCTTCTCCGCCGGCCCCATGAATTCCATACCTATGGTGCTGAAAAAGGCGAGGCTCAGGGAAGAGGATATTGACCTGCATGAGATAAACGAGGCCTTCGCCGCCGGCGCCCTGGCTGTTATCAAAGAGCTGAGACTGGATGAGGGGAAAGTGAATGTAAATGGGGGTGCTATTGCCCTGGGCCACCCCATAGGCTGTTCCGGGGCCCGGTTGCTGGTAACCCTCCTATATGCCCTCAGGGACCGGGGCGGGAAGCGAGGAATGGCCTCCCTCTGCGTGGGGGGTGGGGAAGGGGTGAGCATGATTGTGGAGATGGCCTGA
- a CDS encoding helix-turn-helix domain-containing protein, with protein sequence MAVKKEFYSVEEVAKILDLSLDRVYEYLRQGDIKGSRITHSSTWRVHKDELERIRGGGFPKLKEQAAGKPEVGPHQDELRKMIAHIDDWIRDWSRPVPLTSRGEVAMPYAGQTLRAGQPVDSDPVYLALKEHLGGTEVWKDFNRYQTLRQFYWCWIAPLPHHFEGSPEWVRSREEKLVRLRRNKDRVWRKLNELTDKVSRGFRELTLQNRIPGRCRWCPDGP encoded by the coding sequence ATGGCGGTGAAGAAAGAGTTCTACAGTGTGGAAGAAGTAGCCAAGATCCTGGACCTGTCTCTGGACAGGGTATACGAATACCTCAGGCAGGGAGATATCAAGGGCAGCCGAATAACGCATAGCAGCACCTGGCGGGTTCATAAAGATGAGCTGGAGCGAATAAGAGGTGGGGGATTTCCGAAACTCAAGGAGCAAGCTGCCGGCAAGCCAGAGGTTGGCCCCCATCAAGATGAGTTGCGAAAGATGATAGCCCACATAGATGATTGGATTAGGGATTGGAGTAGGCCGGTGCCCCTGACCAGCCGTGGCGAAGTGGCAATGCCATATGCGGGTCAAACTCTCAGAGCTGGGCAGCCTGTTGACAGTGACCCTGTGTATTTAGCCCTGAAGGAGCACCTTGGAGGAACGGAAGTTTGGAAGGACTTTAATAGATACCAGACGCTGAGGCAATTTTATTGGTGCTGGATAGCACCTCTACCTCACCACTTTGAGGGTTCGCCGGAATGGGTTCGGTCGCGAGAGGAGAAGCTGGTTAGGCTCAGAAGGAACAAAGATAGGGTATGGCGGAAGTTGAACGAGCTAACGGATAAAGTCAGCCGGGGCTTTCGGGAACTCACCCTACAGAATAGGATTCCTGGTCGGTGTCGCTGGTGCCCCGATGGCCCTTGA